A single region of the Anguilla rostrata isolate EN2019 chromosome 11, ASM1855537v3, whole genome shotgun sequence genome encodes:
- the si:dkey-32e6.3 gene encoding uncharacterized protein si:dkey-32e6.3, whose translation MSFSEKGSGNAQAIENSDDPPHCRNGRQSDFLSHQDGELPLSVPTGLSLQQQRKLILHVDLNSTILVSDAVTKQGTITTLEYFLSTVTWGRVTKQGKWVWMSDSPSLLPPCEGAVSYYSKFGRVAGFTNTPAGLKFKGVLEEHLAMLRWPAGQEEDRELSVRGEDGQLYHWILPSFFQLLQDLVAQGTEFAIIFRTFGTDLPHVLGTMRHVLTQGSHPLFPNLPTLKLSVNETPGRIRCSKKGTVLTRADERVSSRDGERGLYQFFSSAQALGGFQDHFDWWAHNTFSILGGKPLWVDPFDPMVQHIFIDDNIRQNDEDTIVHPKVFLDPDGTQTRTASTSELYDICLVQNDLLKAISDLSYFTKRVRICQENYERNLLQGAD comes from the exons ATGTCATTCAGCGAGAAAGGAAGTGGCAACGCACAGGCGATTGAAAATTCCGATGACCCGCCACACTGCCGAAATGGACGTCAGTCGGATTTTCTCAGTCATCAGGATGGAGAACTGCCGCTGTCTGTCCCAACAGGGCTTTCACTCCAGCAGCAGCGAAAACTTATCCTTCACGTCGACCTCAACAGCACTATCTTGGTGTCTGACGCTGTGACCAAGCAAGGAACCATAACGACGTTAGAATATTTTCTTTCTACTGTAACTTGGGGAAGAGTGACCAAACAag GGAAATGGGTGTGGATGAGCGACTCACCCTCCCTGCTGCCACCATGTGAGGGCGCTGTGAGTTATTACTCCAAGTTTGGTAGAGTTGCAGGCTTCACAAACACCCCAGCTGGTCTTAAATTCAAGGGAGTGCTTGAGGAACACTTGGCGATGTTACGATGGCCcgcggggcaggaggaggaccGGGAGCTGTCAGTGCGGGGGGAGGACGGACAGCTGTACCACTGGATCCTGCCCTCCTTcttccagctgctgcaggacctGGTGGCGCAGGGAACGGAGTTTGCCATCATTTTCCGCACCTTTGGGACAGATCTGCCCCACGTGCTGGGCACCATGCGCCACGTCCTCACCCAGGGCTCCCACCCACTGTTTCCCAACCTTCCCACACTCAAG CTGAGTGTGAACGAGACCCCCGGGCGGATCCGCTGCAGTAAGAAGGGGACCGTCCTGACTCGGGCGGACGAGCGCGTGTCGTCccgggatggagagagaggcctgTACCAGTTTTTCAGCTCTGCCCAGGCCTTGGGGGGATTCCAAGACCACTTTGACTG GTGGGCCCACAACACCTTCTCCATTCTGGGAGGGAAACCTCTTTGGGTTGACCCCTTCGACCCCATGGTGCAACACATCTTCATTGATGACAACATCCGTCAGAATGACGAGGACACCATTGTCCATCCAAAG GTGTTCTTGGACCCAGATggtacacagacacgcacagccTCTACCTCAGAGCTCTATGACATTTGTCTGGTGCAGAATGACCTCCTCAAGGCCATCTCAGACCTGAGCTACTTCACTAAGCGTGTGCGGATCTGCCAGGAGAACTACGAAAGGAacctcctgcagggggcggacTAG